In the genome of Streptomyces sp. V2I9, one region contains:
- a CDS encoding GNAT family N-acetyltransferase — MTDPVIRALTPSDAGLFHSFQDAALVGRGAFGHRYTSTTDGGEYRPDWTWVALRDGTVVARAAWWGGPDDTEPVLLNWFDFADGEAEAGAELLRRAPFDKEYELIAPAGWRDDPVVRAAVEGRVSAATAAGLEPLVERYQYRWTPGCPLPERTGRLVHRPEPDDEVVLDVLRRVHASTLDAHARRAIEGPGGLEAAAREELDFFHWCPSPREWLRLAYTPDGEVAGIQVPAHNPSGPCVGFIGVVPEARGHGYGYDLLVECTRFLVEEGASFVAAATDRGNVPMAAAFARAGYPVTQERIHLV; from the coding sequence CCCGAGCGACGCCGGTCTTTTCCACTCTTTTCAGGACGCCGCCCTCGTCGGCCGTGGGGCGTTCGGCCACCGCTACACCTCGACCACCGACGGCGGCGAGTACCGTCCCGACTGGACCTGGGTCGCCCTGCGCGACGGCACGGTGGTGGCCAGGGCCGCCTGGTGGGGCGGGCCCGACGACACCGAGCCCGTGCTGCTCAACTGGTTCGACTTCGCGGACGGGGAGGCGGAGGCGGGCGCCGAACTCCTGCGCCGCGCCCCGTTCGACAAGGAGTACGAGCTGATCGCGCCCGCCGGCTGGCGGGACGACCCGGTGGTGCGGGCGGCCGTCGAGGGGCGGGTCTCCGCCGCGACGGCGGCCGGTCTGGAGCCGCTGGTCGAGCGCTATCAGTACCGGTGGACCCCCGGATGCCCGCTGCCGGAGCGGACCGGGCGGCTCGTCCACCGCCCCGAGCCGGACGACGAGGTGGTCCTCGACGTGCTGCGCCGCGTACACGCGTCCACGCTGGACGCCCACGCCCGCCGGGCCATCGAGGGCCCCGGAGGTCTGGAGGCCGCGGCGCGGGAGGAGTTGGACTTCTTCCACTGGTGCCCGTCGCCGAGGGAGTGGCTGCGGCTCGCGTACACGCCGGACGGGGAGGTGGCGGGCATCCAGGTGCCCGCGCACAACCCCTCGGGTCCCTGCGTCGGCTTCATCGGGGTCGTTCCCGAGGCGCGCGGGCACGGCTACGGCTACGACCTGCTGGTGGAGTGCACGCGCTTCCTGGTCGAGGAGGGTGCCTCGTTCGTCGCCGCCGCGACGGACCGGGGCAATGTGCCGATGGCCGCCGCGTTCGCCCGCGCCGGATACCCGGTCACCCAGGAACGGATCCACCTGGTGTGA